From the genome of Pseudomonas putida:
GTCAGGCTGGGCCAAGCTCACCGGTTTCGATGGCACGGTCGGCTACATGAGTTCACTTGGAGCCCCTGCCCCAACGCTGGCGGCGGCGGTTGCAGTGTTCATGGAATTCTTCGTCGCGATCGTGCTGATCCTGGGTTTCTATACCCGGCCACTGGCGTTTCTGTTCGCCCTCTTCGTGCTCGGCACCGCGCTGATTGGCCACCCGTTCTGGAACATGGTCGACCCAGAGCGCAGCGCCAACATGACCCAGTTCCTGAAGAACCTGAGCATCATCGGCGGCCTGCTGCTACTGGCGGTAAGCGGGCCGGGGCGCTTCTCGGTCGACGGACGCTGACTCAGTCGTCGACATCGTCGAGCCAGGCTGGGTGGCCTTCGTCGTCATCGAGAAAGTCATCCAGCGTGTCTTCATCTTCCTCGACTTCGTCCTCGGCGCCCTGGGCATCCGCTTCGTGGTCGAGGTCGTCGTAGAGAAACTCCTGGTCGAGCAGGTGATCGTGTTCGGGTTCATTCAGGTCATCTTCGTCGCGCATATTGGCTCCTGGGAATTGGCCAGGCCTGTATAGGCACATCATCGCCTGTGGTCAATGCATTTGGGTTAATCCCCGCTTAACCCAACCCGCTGTAGTCTGCAGGCTCTCCCTTCAGACGTTCGTTGCCCACCTTCACGGTGGGCTTTTTTATGCGCGGCCACTGGGCAGAAAGCCGGAACTTTGCAGCCCGTGCCAAGGCTCGCAAGAAAGGCAGGACTTGTCTTTCAAAGGAGAACGCCAATGGCCGTGAATATCGACAACCTGACCATCACAACCCCGGTGCCCAAATCCGCCAGCAACCCCGTTGCGCTCGAAGTGAGCGGTGCCCAGGCCCTGGCGACCCTGACCCAGGTAGTGGCCC
Proteins encoded in this window:
- a CDS encoding DoxX family protein, whose product is MRYSLFEGQRDLIILLARVLLMILFVLSGWAKLTGFDGTVGYMSSLGAPAPTLAAAVAVFMEFFVAIVLILGFYTRPLAFLFALFVLGTALIGHPFWNMVDPERSANMTQFLKNLSIIGGLLLLAVSGPGRFSVDGR